From the Niveibacterium microcysteis genome, the window TCGCCACGCTGCGCGGCCCCGGCAAGATCTGGCTGCAATCGCTGCCGCTATCGCGCATGGCCAACCGCATCGTGATGGCTGCGCCGGCGGCGGGCGGGCAGTCGCGCGAGGAAGGCTCGGTACTGGGTGGCCTCGGCCGCCTGCTCGACGGCGACAACTGATCGCCCACGATCCGCCGCGCGCTCCGGCGCCGGCGGATCGCGCCAGATAGTCGCCGCAGCGCCTGACGCCACCGAGCCAGTCCGCGCATGATTCGCCGATCTGCATTCATGAACGGAGACGACGGATGGAAGATCTGATCGCCTGGCGCCCTTCCGACGCAATGATCAAGGCCGCACGCATCACCGCGTTCGGCGATTGGCTGGCCCGCGAGCGCGGCCTGCGCTTCGATGACTACGCGCAGCTGTGGCAATGGTCGGTAGACGAACCCGATGCGTTCTGGTGCGCCGTGTGGGACTGGTTCGACATCCGCGCCGATGGGCCACGCGGTCGCGCGCTGGCTGATGCCGCGATGCCGGGCGCCAAGTGGTTTCCGGGCGTGCGCCTCAATTACGTCGATCAGGTGTTCCGCCACGCCAATGATCAGCGCCCTGCGATCGTGTTCCGCAACGAGGCGGGGGCGGCACGCGAAGTCAGCTGGGCGCAACTGCAACGCGAAGTCGCCGCGCTCGCGGCGTCGCTGCGCGCCATGGGCATCGGGCCGGGCGACCGCGTTGTCGCCTACATGCCCAACATCCCGGAAACGGTCAGCGCCTTCCTCGCTGTCGCGAGCCTCGGCGCTGTGTGGTCGATCTGCTCGCCAGACATGGGCCGCGTCGCGGTGCTGGACCGTTTCCGCCAGATCGCGCCGAAAGCGATGCTGGCCGTCGACGGCTACCGCTACGGCGGCAAGACGCACGACCGACGCGAGCTGGTCGCCGAACTGCTCGTCGAGCTCCCCACGGTAGCGCATCTCGTGCTGCTGCCGCAGCTCGATGCAGCGATCGACGCGACGAGCTTCCGTAACGGCGTCAGCTGGGCCAGCGTCACGCAGGGCGATGCGCCGCTCGTCAGCACGCCAGTACCCGTCGACCACCCGTTGTGGGTGGTGTATTCCTCCGGCACCACCGGGCTACCCAAACCGATGGTGCATGGGCAGGGCGGCGTGGTGCTGGAGCATGTAAAGCTCGCCGGCCTGCACCTGGATCTCGGCCCGAACGATCGCTACCACTGGTTCAGCAGTACCGGCTGGATGATGTGGAACGCGCAGATCGCCGGCCTGCTCGTCGGGGCGACGATCTGCATTTACGACGGCAGCCCCGGCTACCCCGATCTGACCGCGTTGTGGCGCTTCGCTGGCGAAACCCGCGTGAGCTATTTCGGCGCCGGCGCGGCCTTCTATGCTTCCTGCCAGAAAGCCGATATTCACCCCGCCGAAGTGGCCAATCTTTCCGAACTGCGCGGGCTTGGCTCGACCGGCTCACCGCTGTCGCCCGAGAACTACCAGTGGCTGTACGACGCGGTGCGCAGCGACATCTGGATCAGCCCGATCTCGGGCGGCACCGATATCGTCAGCGCCTTCGTCGGCGGCGTGCCGACGCTGCCGGTGGTGCGTGGCGAAATGCAGTGCCGCTGCCTCGGCGCGCGCATCGAAGCCTTCGACGAAGCGGGCAAGGCCTTGCATGACGAAGTCGGCGAGCTCGTCTGCACTGCGCCGATGCCCTCGATGCCGCTCTACTTCTGGAACGATGCGGGCAACCGACGCTACCTCGACAGCTACTTCGATGTGTACCCCGGCATCTGGCGCCATGGCGACTGGGTGCGCATCACGCCGCGCGGCGGCGCGGTGATCTATGGCCGATCGGATGCCACGATCAACCGCCACGGCATCCGCATGGGCACGAGCGAGCTGTATCGCGCGGTAGAAGATCTGCCGGAGGTAATCGATAGCCTCGTGGTCGACCTCGAATACCTTGGCCGCGAATCCTACATGCCGCTGTTCGTTGTGCTGCGAGAAGGCGAAACGCTGACGCCCGCGCTCGAATCCGCGATCCGCGAGCGGATCAAGCAGGCGCTGTCGGCGCGCCATGTGCCGAACGACATCTTCCAGGTCGCCGCCATCCCGCGCACGATGTCCGGCAAGAAGATGGAATTGCCGATCAAGAAGCTGATGATGGGCCAGCCGCTCGAAAAGGTCGCCAACCCGGACACCATGGCGAACCCGGAAAGCCTCGCATGGTTCGTCGACTTCGCGCGGCAGCGCGCAGCGGCCGGTGCTGCATCAGCCTGAGGTGTAGATGCCGGGCTGGTGGCGCTCCATGTAGCGATCGGGCGCCGCCAGCGCGGTGAAGCCGTAGCGTGCGTAGAGGCCGTGCGCGTCGCCGGTCACAAGCACCATGCGGCGCAGCCCCTGCAGATCCGGATGCGCGACCACGGCATCCATCAACTGCTTCGAATAGCCCTGCCCACGGTGAGGCGGCAGCACGAACACGTCGGCCAGATAGGCGAACGTCGCCCTGTCCGTAATCATGCGACCGAACGCGATTTGCGCCTCACCAAGGAAGCCGCCGAAGCACAGCGAATTCGCCACAGCTCGGTCGAAAACCGCCCGCGGCAGGCCCTTCGACCAGTACGCCTCCTGCGACAGAAAGCGATACACGGCGTCGAGATCAAACTCGGCCACTACAGTCGAGATGCGCAGCGCCGTCATGGCCGCCCCCCGACCGCGCTCGCCGTATCCGCGCGCGCCACCCGGCGGTCGACGGCGACCAATCGAATTCCGCCCGCGCTGCAGATGTTGCAACCAGCAATGACAGGCAAGAAGCGCGGCATGGCGGCATCTCCAGAAAAGAAGCTGCATGCTACGGGGCCGCGCCGCGGCGGAACAAGCGGCACGGCTGCCGCGTCAGCGCACCAGCTCGCCCTGCCTGCCGATGATGGCCACTTCGACGAAGCGCGAGCCTTGCCGCGACGCACCGCCAAACGAGATGTCAAAGCCGCCGATGTCGAAGCCCCGCAGCCCCTGCAGCGCGGCGCCCAGGCGCGCCGCGTCGGCATTGCTGCCGGCACGCCGCAGCCCTTCGATCAGCACCTGCGCCGATACATAGCCTTCGAGCATCACGGAATTCACCGTCAGCGCGGCCGCGTCGTCCTCGCTCACGCCGCCCTGCTTCAGATCGTTCACGAAGCGTCGCATCAGCGCTGCGCTGGCGTTTCCCGCCGCTGGCACGGTCTGCGTGACGAGCAGGCCGCGGGCGCGATCGCTGCCCACACGCTCGGCAATCCAGCGCCCGTCTGCCGACGAGAGCGTCATCATCACCGCGTGGCGCGGATCGCGCTGGTAACTCGCCACCATCGCCGCCACCAGCGTGGGGTCGGTCACCGCGAACAGCACCGCCTGATGCGGCACGCGAAATGCAGCGTCGATGGCGTCGCGCACGTTCGGCAGCTCGCGCACCGCACCGTTGGCCTTGTAGTCGTAGGCGACGCGGGCAACCAGGCGAATGCCATGTTGCGCCGCTAGCGCATTGGCCAGCGCGAGCAGCTCGCTGCCAACCTCGTCGCGCTGATGCACCAGCACCAGTTCGCGCATGCCCGACATCTCGCAGTGCTGGAACAGGGCCTTGATCTCGTCGCGATAGCTGGCTCGGGTCACGAACACTTGACCGGGCCCGGATTCCAGCACGCGTGCAACCCCAGCACGCGGCCCCACCAGCGGCAGGCCGAGCGCCTCGGGCAGGCGCGCTTGCAGCAAGGCCAGGCTGGCCTCGTTGCTGCTCAGTCCGAACAGCGCGATCGGTTTTGTCTGCTCGACCAGCGCACGGATCGCGGCGAGCGCCTTGTCCGGCTGCTGTTCATCGTCCCGCACGACCAGTCGCAGCTTGCGCCCTGCGACGCCACCGCGCGCGTTGATCGCGTTAAACGCCACCATCGCGCCGGTGCGCAAGTCATTGCCGATCTGCGCGCTGGTGCCGGTAAAGCTCGCCACCTGCGCGACAACCCAGTCACCGGCTGCCGATGTGGGCCCGGCCCACAGCATGCCGATCGTGATCAGCCATGCCACCCATGTCCCTTGCTTCGTCCCCGCCACTCCGCCTCCCGGAAGTCGATCCCCCGGCCGCCCCCGCGGCCGCGGTTGATGCATGCCCCGCAGCCGTGCCACGGGGAGCGGGATGATAGGCACCGCTCAAGAGCGAAACCGATACCCCTTCCCTCGACGGAATTGCCCTTTTTCAGTGCGCGATGACGACGGCGCCGCGAGCCCGCTGCAAGGCCGCTCGCGCTGAGTGCTGCCCCGGACTGTGAGATTGACGGCAGCGGGACGGGCGCCGAAAAGCAAACGGCCGGGCCGCGACTCGCGTCGCGCCCGGCCGTCTGTTTGAGCCGAATGACTGCCGTCAGGCGCCCAGCTTCTTCTTCAGCAGTTCATTGACCTGCGCCGGCGAAGCCTTGCCCTTGCTCGCCTTCATCACCTGACCAACCAGCGCGTTGAAAGCCTTCTCCTTGCCGGCGCGGAACTCCTCCACCGACTTCTGGTTGGCCGCCAGCACCTCGTCGATGATCGGCTCGATCGCAGACAAATCGGTGACCTGCTTGAGGCCCTGCTTCTCGATCGCCTCGTCAGCACTCGTCGCGTCGCCATTCCACAAGGCATCAAAAACCTTCTTGGCGGCCGAGTTCGAGATCGTGCTGTCGGCAATGCGTGCGAGCATGCCAGCCAGCTGCGCGGGCTTGACCGGCGCATCAGTGATGTCGCGGCCTTCCTTGTTCAGACGCGCGGCCAGCTCACCCATCACCCAGTTGGCCGCGGGCTTTGCCGATGCCGCGCCGACGATGGCAACGGTGTCGACGTAGTACTGCGCCATCTCGCGGCTAGCGGTGAGTGTTGCCGCATCGTAGGCGGAGAGCTGGTACTCGCCACGGAAGCGTTCCTGCAGGGCGGCCGGCAGCTCGGGCAACTCACCCTTCACGCGTGCGATCCATTCGTCGGAGATCACCAGCGGCAGCAGATCGGGGTCGGGGAAGTAGCGGTAGTCCTGCGCATCTTCCTTGCTGCGCATTGCGCGGGTTTCGCCCGCATCCGGGTCGAACAGCACGGTGGCCTGCTGGATCGTGCCACCGTCTTCCAGCGTTTCGATCTGGTAGGCGATCTCGGCTTCGATCGCCTCCTTGAGGAAGCGGAAGCTGTTGAGGTTCTTCACCTCGCGGCGCGTACCTAGCTTCTCGGTGCCCTTCTTGCGTACCGACACGTTGGCGTCGCAACGGAAGGAGCCTTCCTGCATGTTGCCGTCCGAAATATCGATCCAGCGCACCAGCGAATGCAGCGCGCGGGCGTAGGCCACGGCTTCGTCCGACGAGCGCATCACCGGCTCGGTGACGATCTCCAGCAAGGGCGTGCCGGCGCGGTTCAGGTCGATGCCCGACATGCCGTGGAAGTCTTCGTGCAGCGACTTGCCGGCGTCTTCCTCAAGGTGCGCGCGGGTCAGCTCGATGACCTTCTCGTAGGCCTTGTCGCCCTCGCCGACCTGCACCGTGATCGTGCCGCCCTGGACCACCGGCAGCTCGTACTGGCTGATCTGGTAGCCCTTCGGCAGGTCGGGGTAGAAGTAGTTCTTGCGCGCGAAGATCGAAGTCGACGCGACCTTGGCACCGATCGCTAGCCCGAAGCGGATCGCCCGCTCGACCGCGCCGCGGTTCAAGACCGGCAGCACGCCCGGCAGCGCGATGTCGATCGCCGAGGCCTGGCGGTTCGGCTCGGCGCCGAAGGCGGTGGAACTGCCGGAAAAGATCTTCGATTGCGTCGAGAGCTGAACATGTGTCTCCAGCCCGATCACGACGTCCCAGTCGGCTCTGCTCATTTCGTGTCTTCCAATCCCGGCGCTGCACTACTTGCAGCGCCGCGTCTCAAATCAGGTTCAGTTACAACGGTTGACCCGCCGGTCGTACAGGATCGGCAGGATGTAATCCATCGTCGATGACGGTTTGCAGTACTGCTCGCAGTTGCTGTAGGCCAGCGTCACCTTGGGGCCCTGCTCCCACATCCGCAAGGTACAGCGGCCGCTGCGCGCCTTCAGCTCGACCGAAGGCATGCGCTGCGTCTGCGTGAAATCGGGCAGCGCAAATTCGCACACACCGCCCAGCGGCGTCGCCAGCCGCGTGCGCAGGTAATGCACATTGCCGTCAGCGACTTCGATGTCGGCCTGCGCGGTGTGGTGCCGTTCGTCGTGCGCCGCGCAGCGGAACGTCACATTGAGCGGCTTGGCTTCCATTGCCTTCTTGGGCCGCCCGACAGCGGGCGCGGCGGGGCTGGGTGGCGTCGGCTTCAGCGGCACCGCGGGCAGCGGGCGATCCGCACCCTTGCCGCTCGGCGCCTTCTCGGCCATCACCGGCGGCTTGGCCGGTTCGAACACTTCGTCCTCACCTTTCTTGCCAACCTTCTCCGTCGCGCAAGATGCCAGCAAGGCGAGACTCAGCGCCACCGCCACACGACGCGCCACCAGCGACACCCGCGCGCTCATGCTGCGCGTTTGAAGTTCGCCAGCAGCAGCCCGACACACACGAACAGACTGCCGAAGAAACGGTTGGTCCAGCGAATGTGATTCGGGTCGCGCAGCGCCGCCAGCACACGCGCCGCGAGCAAGGTGTAGCCGCTCATGACGACCGCGTCGGTGAAGAACAGCGTGCCGGCGCAGATCAGGTACTGCAGCGCCTGCGGCGCATGCGGGTCGATGAACTGCGGCAGCACCGCAAGCATGAAGATGATGCCCTTCGGATTGCTCGCATTGACCAGGAAACCGCGCAACACCAGCGCGCCGCGCGCAGCCGGCACCACCTCACCGGCATCCTCCACCAGCGGCTTCGGCTCTGCCCGCCACTGCTGCACGCCAAGCCAGATCAGGTAGGCGACACCGAACCACTTGATCGCCATGAAGGCCACGTTCGAGGCCGCGAGGATCGCGCCCAGGCCGAGTGCAACGACCAACACCAGCAGCCCGACGCCGGCCTGCAAGCCCAGGATGTTCCAGGCCCCGCGGCGGAAGCCGTAGCGCAGGCCCGCAGTCATGCACGACAGCGCGCCGGCACCCGGCGACAGGCTGATCAGCCACGACGCTGCAAAGAACGCGAGCCAGGTCTCGAATTTCACAGCGCGGGCGCCTTGGTGTGGAAGTCCGTCGCCAGCTGGAAGCGGTGCGCGATTTCGAGCATCCGAGCTTCATCGAAGTAGTTGCCGATCATCTGCAGCCCAACCGGCAGCCCACCGGCACCGAAGCCGCAGGGAATCGACATCGCCGGCAGGCCGGCGAGGTTGATCGCGACGGTGTAGATATCGGCGAGGTACATCTGCACCGGATCGTCCGCCATCTGGCCGATCGGCCACGCGGTGGTCGGGCTGGCCGGCCCAAGCAGCACATCGCACTGCGACAGCGCGGCCTTGAAGTCCTCCGCGATCAGGCGGCGCAGCTTGAGCGCCTGCAGGTAGTAGGCATCGTAGTAGCCGTGCGACAGCACATAGGTGCCGACCATGATGCGGCGCTGCACTTCGCGGCCGAAGCCTTCGGCGCGGCTCTTGCAATACATGTCCATCAGGTCGCGGTATTCCGCGGCGCGGTGGCCGTAGCGCACGCCGTCGAAACGGCTGAGGTTAGAGCTCGCCTCGGCCGGCGCGATCACGTAGTAAGCCGGGATCGCCAGCTCGGTCTTCGGCAGGCTCACTTCGACGCGCACCGCGCCGAGCTTTTCCATCTCGCGGATCGCGGCTTCGATCGCTTCGCGCACATCGGCGGCGAGGCCCTCGCCGAAGTATTCCTTCGGCACGCCAAGGCGCACGCCGGCAAGCGGCTTGGCCGGATCGGCCGGCGCCTTCGCGAGCAGGCGGGTGTAGTCCTCGGTCTCGCGCTCGGCGGAGGTCGAATCCTTCTCGTCGAAGCCAGCGAAGGCGTTGAGCAGGATCGCGCAGTCCTCGGCGCTCTTCGCAAACGGACCGCCCTGATCGAGCGACGACGCATAGGCCACCATGCCCCAGCGCGACACGGCGCCGTAGGTGGGCTTCAGGCCGGTGACGCCGCACAGCGAGGCGGGCTGGCGGATCGAACCGCCGGTATCGGTACCGGTGATCGCCGGCGCCAGGCGCGCCGCCACCGCAGCCGCGGAGCCGCCCGAAGAGCCGCCCGGTACGCGCGACACATCCCACGGGTTCTTCACCGCGCCGTAGGCCGAGTGCTCGTTGGTCGAACCCATTGCGAACTCGTCGCAGTTGGTCTTGCCCAGCATCACCGTGCCGGCCGCCTTGAGGCGCGCCACGACGGTGGCGTCGTAGGGGCTGACGAAGTTCGACAGGATCTTCGAGCCGCAGGTCGTCAGCACGCCCTCGGTACAGAAGATGTCCTTGTGCGCGATCGGGATGCCGGCGAGCGGGCCCACCGCCCCGGCCGCGCGTGTGGCATCGGCGGCCGCCGCCTGCGCCAGCGCGCCATCACGGTCGACCGTGATGAAGGCGTTGAGCGCCGGGTTCAGCGCGGCGATGCGGTCGAGGAAAGTCTGCGTCAGCTCGACGCTGGAAAACTGTTTTGCCGAGAGGCCGGCAGCAAGCTGTTTGAGGCTCAGTTCAAGCACGTTGGATCCGTGTGGCAGTGCCCGCGATCACCAGAGGTGGTGTACCGAAGGCTTGATCAATCGTTCGTAGATATCGCGCACCGCCGCCATTTCGGCGTCGGTGAGCGCACGCAGTCCTTCGACTGCAAGGTTGGCGTCGAGCTGGTCGGGGCGGGATGCGCCCGGAATCACCGTCGACACTTGCGGGAACATCAGCACCCAGCGCAGCGCCCAGAGCGCCAGCGGCGTGTGGTCCGGGAACACCCGCTTGAGTTCCTCGACCGCCTGCAGGCCCAGTTCGTACGGCACGCCCGAGAAGGTCTCGCCCTTGTCGAACGCAGCGCCATCGCGGTTGAAGTGACGATGGTCTTCCGCACCGAAGGTGGTCTCGCGGCCGAACTTGCCCGACAGCAATCCGCTCGCCAGCGGCACCCGCACGATCACGCCGATGTCGCGCTTGGCCGCCTGTTCGAAGAACAGCCCGGCCGGGCGGTGGCGGAACATATTGAAGATGATCTGCACCGTGGTCACGTTCGGGTACTCGATCGCCTTCAGCGCCTCCTCGACCTTCTCGACGCTGACGCCGAGGTTGAGGATCTTGCCCTCGCGCTTGAGGTCGTCGAACAGGCCGAAGATTTCGGGCCGGTAGAACACCTCGGTCGGCGGGCAGTGCAGCTGGATCAGGTCCAGCGCGTCGAGGCCGGTGTTCTTCAGGCTGGCCTCGACAAACCCGCGCAGGCGCTCGACGGTGTAGCCGGCATTCACATGCGGCGAAATCTGGCGGCCGCATTTGGTGGCCACGAACACGCGCTCGCGCCGCGCGCGCACGACACGGCCGACCGCGGCTTCCGACATCCCGGCCGAATACACGTCGGCGGTGTCGATGAAGTTGATGCCGGCGTCGATCGCGCGATTCAGGATCGTCTCGGCGTTGGCGTCCGAAAATACATCGCCCCAGCGTCCACCGACCTGCCAGGTACCCAGCGCGATCTCGGAAACATCAAAACCGGTCTTGCCCAGCCTGCGTTGCTGCATGGCAGCCTCCCGCTTACTCGATGACCTTCGGAACCAGGTAGAGACCGTCTTCCGCCTGCGGCGCCACCGCCTGATAGGCGTGGCGACGATCGGTTTCCGACACGCGGTCTTCGCGCAGGCGCTGCGCAACGGCCTGGGGGTGATAAAGCGGTTCGACACCGGTGGTATCGACAGCCTGCATGCGTTCAATCAGGCCGAAAATCCCGTTGAGCTTTTCCTGCGAGGCCGCGGCCTCCTGTTCGTCCAGCTCGAGCCGGGCAAGCCGCGCGATGCGGTGAACGTCGTCGTGAGTCAGCGACATGGCCGGAATTTCATTCAAAACAAGGAATTGAATAGGTTATCATAGACCCTTTACCCGCCCTAGCCGGACGGGTGCTGGGCACCGCCGAACGGCGGTTTGCTGCCAAGCGTGGGCTCATTCGCTCGCGGAACGGCCGCCCCGGTTCGCGACATCCGCAACCGGCCATGCGCCACAAGGGCGCACCCCGCACCGCCCCGGGCACACCCCCAGACAAAACACGGATTTACTCAGACATGTTCGGATTCCTGCGTTCCTATTTTTCGAACGATCTCGCGATCGACCTCGGCACTGCCAACACCCTGATCTACGTCCGCGGCCGCGGCATCGTGCTCGACGAACCGTCGGTCGTTGCGATCCGCACCGAAGGCGGCCCCAACGCCAAGAAAACGATCCAGGCCGTCGGTGCGCAAGCCAAGCAGATGCTGGGCAAGACGCCGGGCAACATCACCGCGATCCGCCCGATGAAGGATGGCGTGATCGCCGACTTCACCGTCACCGAGCAGATGCTCAAGCAGTTCATCAAGAAGGTGCATCCTTCTTCGATGCTCGCGCCGAGCCCACGCATCATCATCTGCGTGCCCTGCGGCTCGACCCAGGTCGAGCGCCGCGCGATTCGCGAATCGGCGCTCGGCGCCGGCGCCTCGCAAGTGTTCCTGATCGAAGAACCAATGGCCGCCGCAATCGGCGCCGGCCTGCCGGTGGCGGACGCGACCGGCTCGATGGTGGTCGACATCGGCGGCGGCACCACCGAGGTGGGCGTCATCGCGCTGGGCGGCACGGTGTTCGCCAACTCGGTGCGCGTCGGCGGCGACAAGTTCGACGAAGCGATCGTCAACTACATCCGCCGCAACTACGGCATGTTGATCGGCGAAACCACCGCCGAGAACATCAAGAAGGAAATCGGCTCGGCCTTCCCGGGCTCCGAAGTGCGCGAGATGGAAGTCAAGGGCCGCAACCTGGCCGAAGGCATCCCGCGCGGCTTCACGATTTCCAGCAACGAGATCCTCGAAGCGCTGGCCGATCCGCTCAACTCCATCGTCTCGGCCGTCAAGAACGCGCTCGAGCAGACCCCGCCGGAACTGGGTGCCGACATCGCCGAACGCGGCATGGTGCTGACCGGCGGTGGCGCGCTGCTGCGCGACCTCGATCGCCTGC encodes:
- a CDS encoding acetoacetate--CoA ligase; the encoded protein is MEDLIAWRPSDAMIKAARITAFGDWLARERGLRFDDYAQLWQWSVDEPDAFWCAVWDWFDIRADGPRGRALADAAMPGAKWFPGVRLNYVDQVFRHANDQRPAIVFRNEAGAAREVSWAQLQREVAALAASLRAMGIGPGDRVVAYMPNIPETVSAFLAVASLGAVWSICSPDMGRVAVLDRFRQIAPKAMLAVDGYRYGGKTHDRRELVAELLVELPTVAHLVLLPQLDAAIDATSFRNGVSWASVTQGDAPLVSTPVPVDHPLWVVYSSGTTGLPKPMVHGQGGVVLEHVKLAGLHLDLGPNDRYHWFSSTGWMMWNAQIAGLLVGATICIYDGSPGYPDLTALWRFAGETRVSYFGAGAAFYASCQKADIHPAEVANLSELRGLGSTGSPLSPENYQWLYDAVRSDIWISPISGGTDIVSAFVGGVPTLPVVRGEMQCRCLGARIEAFDEAGKALHDEVGELVCTAPMPSMPLYFWNDAGNRRYLDSYFDVYPGIWRHGDWVRITPRGGAVIYGRSDATINRHGIRMGTSELYRAVEDLPEVIDSLVVDLEYLGRESYMPLFVVLREGETLTPALESAIRERIKQALSARHVPNDIFQVAAIPRTMSGKKMELPIKKLMMGQPLEKVANPDTMANPESLAWFVDFARQRAAAGAASA
- a CDS encoding aldo/keto reductase: MQQRRLGKTGFDVSEIALGTWQVGGRWGDVFSDANAETILNRAIDAGINFIDTADVYSAGMSEAAVGRVVRARRERVFVATKCGRQISPHVNAGYTVERLRGFVEASLKNTGLDALDLIQLHCPPTEVFYRPEIFGLFDDLKREGKILNLGVSVEKVEEALKAIEYPNVTTVQIIFNMFRHRPAGLFFEQAAKRDIGVIVRVPLASGLLSGKFGRETTFGAEDHRHFNRDGAAFDKGETFSGVPYELGLQAVEELKRVFPDHTPLALWALRWVLMFPQVSTVIPGASRPDQLDANLAVEGLRALTDAEMAAVRDIYERLIKPSVHHLW
- a CDS encoding LysE family transporter, coding for MKFETWLAFFAASWLISLSPGAGALSCMTAGLRYGFRRGAWNILGLQAGVGLLVLVVALGLGAILAASNVAFMAIKWFGVAYLIWLGVQQWRAEPKPLVEDAGEVVPAARGALVLRGFLVNASNPKGIIFMLAVLPQFIDPHAPQALQYLICAGTLFFTDAVVMSGYTLLAARVLAALRDPNHIRWTNRFFGSLFVCVGLLLANFKRAA
- the gatC gene encoding Asp-tRNA(Asn)/Glu-tRNA(Gln) amidotransferase subunit GatC; its protein translation is MSLTHDDVHRIARLARLELDEQEAAASQEKLNGIFGLIERMQAVDTTGVEPLYHPQAVAQRLREDRVSETDRRHAYQAVAPQAEDGLYLVPKVIE
- the gatA gene encoding Asp-tRNA(Asn)/Glu-tRNA(Gln) amidotransferase subunit GatA, yielding MLELSLKQLAAGLSAKQFSSVELTQTFLDRIAALNPALNAFITVDRDGALAQAAAADATRAAGAVGPLAGIPIAHKDIFCTEGVLTTCGSKILSNFVSPYDATVVARLKAAGTVMLGKTNCDEFAMGSTNEHSAYGAVKNPWDVSRVPGGSSGGSAAAVAARLAPAITGTDTGGSIRQPASLCGVTGLKPTYGAVSRWGMVAYASSLDQGGPFAKSAEDCAILLNAFAGFDEKDSTSAERETEDYTRLLAKAPADPAKPLAGVRLGVPKEYFGEGLAADVREAIEAAIREMEKLGAVRVEVSLPKTELAIPAYYVIAPAEASSNLSRFDGVRYGHRAAEYRDLMDMYCKSRAEGFGREVQRRIMVGTYVLSHGYYDAYYLQALKLRRLIAEDFKAALSQCDVLLGPASPTTAWPIGQMADDPVQMYLADIYTVAINLAGLPAMSIPCGFGAGGLPVGLQMIGNYFDEARMLEIAHRFQLATDFHTKAPAL
- a CDS encoding ABC transporter substrate-binding protein: MAWLITIGMLWAGPTSAAGDWVVAQVASFTGTSAQIGNDLRTGAMVAFNAINARGGVAGRKLRLVVRDDEQQPDKALAAIRALVEQTKPIALFGLSSNEASLALLQARLPEALGLPLVGPRAGVARVLESGPGQVFVTRASYRDEIKALFQHCEMSGMRELVLVHQRDEVGSELLALANALAAQHGIRLVARVAYDYKANGAVRELPNVRDAIDAAFRVPHQAVLFAVTDPTLVAAMVASYQRDPRHAVMMTLSSADGRWIAERVGSDRARGLLVTQTVPAAGNASAALMRRFVNDLKQGGVSEDDAAALTVNSVMLEGYVSAQVLIEGLRRAGSNADAARLGAALQGLRGFDIGGFDISFGGASRQGSRFVEVAIIGRQGELVR
- a CDS encoding GNAT family N-acetyltransferase, translating into MTALRISTVVAEFDLDAVYRFLSQEAYWSKGLPRAVFDRAVANSLCFGGFLGEAQIAFGRMITDRATFAYLADVFVLPPHRGQGYSKQLMDAVVAHPDLQGLRRMVLVTGDAHGLYARYGFTALAAPDRYMERHQPGIYTSG
- a CDS encoding rod shape-determining protein, producing MFGFLRSYFSNDLAIDLGTANTLIYVRGRGIVLDEPSVVAIRTEGGPNAKKTIQAVGAQAKQMLGKTPGNITAIRPMKDGVIADFTVTEQMLKQFIKKVHPSSMLAPSPRIIICVPCGSTQVERRAIRESALGAGASQVFLIEEPMAAAIGAGLPVADATGSMVVDIGGGTTEVGVIALGGTVFANSVRVGGDKFDEAIVNYIRRNYGMLIGETTAENIKKEIGSAFPGSEVREMEVKGRNLAEGIPRGFTISSNEILEALADPLNSIVSAVKNALEQTPPELGADIAERGMVLTGGGALLRDLDRLLMEETGLPVIVADDPLTCVVRGSGMALEKMDKLGNIFANE
- the gatB gene encoding Asp-tRNA(Asn)/Glu-tRNA(Gln) amidotransferase subunit GatB, producing the protein MSRADWDVVIGLETHVQLSTQSKIFSGSSTAFGAEPNRQASAIDIALPGVLPVLNRGAVERAIRFGLAIGAKVASTSIFARKNYFYPDLPKGYQISQYELPVVQGGTITVQVGEGDKAYEKVIELTRAHLEEDAGKSLHEDFHGMSGIDLNRAGTPLLEIVTEPVMRSSDEAVAYARALHSLVRWIDISDGNMQEGSFRCDANVSVRKKGTEKLGTRREVKNLNSFRFLKEAIEAEIAYQIETLEDGGTIQQATVLFDPDAGETRAMRSKEDAQDYRYFPDPDLLPLVISDEWIARVKGELPELPAALQERFRGEYQLSAYDAATLTASREMAQYYVDTVAIVGAASAKPAANWVMGELAARLNKEGRDITDAPVKPAQLAGMLARIADSTISNSAAKKVFDALWNGDATSADEAIEKQGLKQVTDLSAIEPIIDEVLAANQKSVEEFRAGKEKAFNALVGQVMKASKGKASPAQVNELLKKKLGA